The bacterium genome contains the following window.
GACGTAAAGTGCTACGGTGCACACAATTTTACACTGGAGAGCACAGCGGATGCTATGGAATCTGCAATCACAAAAGCAGATGGTATCATAAGAGCAATTGTGAAAAGTAACCGAAACGCACACAAAAATAACACGATCTAACATATCGTTGCTAAGTTTGCTATTGACAAAAAGTAAATTTGAAGCAATAATACATAATAGTGCATATAATAATGGTGGCAATTGATGAATAATACAACTGAACAGGTTATTGAAAACAAGCAGACAACTTCTGAATATGCCTATATTAGGCTTCGTAATATGATAGAATCCGGCGAACTAAAGCCGGGAATGAGATTAATACATCGCGAGCTTGCAAAAAGACTGGATACGAGCAATATACCGATAATTTTAGCAATAAGCAGATTGGAACATGATGGTTTAGTGGTATCAGTGCCGAACCATGGTGCTCAGGTGGTTGATTGGACATACGAAGAAATGGAATGTGCAATACTGATTCGTTCGCATCTTGAGCAGATGGCTGCGAAGTGCTGCGCCGAGCGAGCAAGCGAGGAACAGCGCACCAAGATTAAAGATCTGGCAAGCAAATACAAAGACTATTCAATAGCAAATAATGTTGCAGGCTGTCTGGAAACCGATGATGCTCTGCATACTCTGGTCGTAAAGTGTTCAGGTATAGATCTGCTCATTCGGATGCTCAACAATTCTCGTGTCATCACGAATACAATACGAAACATATGCTGGCTTTCCACTGATGTAAGCCGTTCTGATATTCATGATGGTCTTGTTGAAGCCATAGTTACTGGTGACCAGGAACTTGCAAAAGCAAAAGCAAAAGAGCACATCGACGACCTGCTTGCAAAGTTTGTTTCGCGATGCAAGCGTTGATATGAGTTTTCTCCTCGATCAAAACCGCTTTTAGATGTGTGATCACCCTTTACGGTTGGCACAAGGCCTATCCTCAGCCGCAGTTGGCGGTGCTTTGGATCTTGTCATGGAAATAGTTATCATATGCTCCCAGGTCCAGGAAACCATGGCCGCTTAAATTGAAGAGGATCACTGTCTGTTTAGCGGCTTCCTTTGCCCGTTTTGCTTCATTTATGGCTTCGCATATGGCATGAGCAGATTCAGGCGCTGGAATAATGCCCTCGGTCCTGGCGAAGAGCACGGCTGCCTCGAACACATCCACCTGATCGAGCGCCACGGCATCGATCAAGCCTTTGTCCTTCAGCAGGCTCACCAAGGGAGCCATGCCATGATATCTGAGTCCTCCGGCATGGATTGCGGGCGGGATAAAGTCCGCGCCCAGCGAGTGCATCTTCAGTAGAGGCGTCATTTGAGCTGTGTCGCCGAAATCATATTTGTATGGTCCCTCGGTAAGGGTGGGACATGCTTTCGGTTCGACTGCAGTCGCTCTTATGTTTTTGCCTGCGATCTTATCGGCCATAAACGGAACCACGATCCCACCGAAATTGCTCCCGCCGCCCACGCATCCGATTACGACATCGGGATATACCCCAGCCAGTTCCATCTGTTTCTTTGATTCGAGCCCGATCACGCTCTGATGCAGGACTACATGGTTCAAAACACTGCCAAGTGAATACTTCACATCATCATGCGACAGAGTATCCTCAAGTGCCTCACTGATCGCGATACCGAGGCTGCCCGGGCAGTCCGGGTCCTTGACCAGGATTTGCCTGCCGAAACCGGTGTGCTCACTCGGACTGGGATATACATCGGCACCATAAACTTGCATCAGCGACTTGCGATACGGCTTTTGCATGAAGCTGCAGCGGACCATATACACAGTGCAGCCTATTCCGAAGAAGCTGCACGCCATAGAAAGTGCGCTTCCCCATTGCCCGGCTCCCGTCTCTGTGGCGATACGTTTTGTGCCTTCGAGTTTGTTGTAGTAAGCCTGAGCAATTGCCGTGTTGAGTTTATGGCTTCCGGCTGGGCTTGCTCCTTCATATTTATAGTATATCTTTGCCGGAGTGTCGAGTGCTTCTTCAAGAAATGTCGCTCTATAAATAGGCGACGGACGCCATAGAGCCAGCTTCTCAAGCACAGGTTTTGGGATGTCGATCCATCTTTGCGCACTCATCTCCTGTTCGATCACGCCCATTGGAAATATGGGAGCCAAGTCCTCAGGTTTACAGGGCTGGTTTGTGGCGGGATGCAGCGGCGGTGGAGTCTGATCAAGGTCTGCGGCGATATTATACCACTGCGTCGGCATATCTTTTTGCGAAAGGACGAACTGACGTTGCTCCATGATGGACCTCCGGTTCCAGAAGCTGGTAGGCATTCTTAATGCAAGATATGTAACTGCCAATCTACATTATATCCTGCAAATTATCCTTAAGCAAGTGTGAATATTTGTGAATATGAGTAATCTATGCATAATATTCACTTAATGTAATAAGCACGGCAGTGATATATTGCGCCAACTGAGGATTTTCGATAAGATCGCCGATAATGGATATGGAGGTTTACCGGCATGTGGATTGCAGTTCTTTCAGGATGGATAATCGGTAGTGTGGCACTATATGTGTATCTGGTCTCGACCGCGAAAGAGCCGGAGAATGAAGAGTGTTTTGACTGTTCGCTCACCGACTGCAGCCAGTGCCCGCATAAAGCTCAGTCCAATGAGCAGCTCAAACGTGCTGCTTGATAATTACCTCATAAAAAAACGCCCGCATCCTCACACGGATTGGCGGGCGATTTGTGTTTTTATGTAATAAATATCACTTAACTACATACATAACTATTGCGCTCAACACCATAAAACTTATAGCAGCCCACTTGGTGAGTTCTTCAAGTTTTTCTTCCATTCCCGGCTTTCCATGAAATGCAGATTCGGTCTTACCACCGATCGTGCCGCTCAGACCCTCGCTTTTTGTTGCCTGAGACATTACAATAGCTATAAGCGCGACAGCGCTGATTACTTGCAGAGCGATAAATATACCTTTCAACATTATGTTGATCCACCTCGGTTTTGTGGGTCGGACAAAAAATCCTCACCTTAACATTCAAAATCATATCAGATTGGAACGCAATGGTCAAGAGGGGAAGTATTTTTGAGAACCTCTTGGGATCAAACATCGTGCGCAATGCTGCGACTGAAAATATTTGTCTGCATGACAATGAAATCCACAATACAGGCAGCATCATTAATGATGGAACTTCAACAGGAGAGCCTGGATGATTGCTGATGAACAACTAATAGCCAGAGCACGGCGAGCGGACAGATCGGCTTTTGATGAATTGGTTCGTCGCCATTTTTCAATGGTCAGGCGCATCGCTCAAGGTTTTGCATCGATTGAAGAGGATGTCAATGACCTGGTCCAGGAAACATTCATCACAGCATATGATCGACTTCACCAACTGGAT
Protein-coding sequences here:
- a CDS encoding TrpB-like pyridoxal phosphate-dependent enzyme, whose product is MEQRQFVLSQKDMPTQWYNIAADLDQTPPPLHPATNQPCKPEDLAPIFPMGVIEQEMSAQRWIDIPKPVLEKLALWRPSPIYRATFLEEALDTPAKIYYKYEGASPAGSHKLNTAIAQAYYNKLEGTKRIATETGAGQWGSALSMACSFFGIGCTVYMVRCSFMQKPYRKSLMQVYGADVYPSPSEHTGFGRQILVKDPDCPGSLGIAISEALEDTLSHDDVKYSLGSVLNHVVLHQSVIGLESKKQMELAGVYPDVVIGCVGGGSNFGGIVVPFMADKIAGKNIRATAVEPKACPTLTEGPYKYDFGDTAQMTPLLKMHSLGADFIPPAIHAGGLRYHGMAPLVSLLKDKGLIDAVALDQVDVFEAAVLFARTEGIIPAPESAHAICEAINEAKRAKEAAKQTVILFNLSGHGFLDLGAYDNYFHDKIQSTANCG
- the secG gene encoding preprotein translocase subunit SecG gives rise to the protein MLKGIFIALQVISAVALIAIVMSQATKSEGLSGTIGGKTESAFHGKPGMEEKLEELTKWAAISFMVLSAIVMYVVK
- a CDS encoding GntR family transcriptional regulator → MNNTTEQVIENKQTTSEYAYIRLRNMIESGELKPGMRLIHRELAKRLDTSNIPIILAISRLEHDGLVVSVPNHGAQVVDWTYEEMECAILIRSHLEQMAAKCCAERASEEQRTKIKDLASKYKDYSIANNVAGCLETDDALHTLVVKCSGIDLLIRMLNNSRVITNTIRNICWLSTDVSRSDIHDGLVEAIVTGDQELAKAKAKEHIDDLLAKFVSRCKR